In one Sporomusa sphaeroides DSM 2875 genomic region, the following are encoded:
- a CDS encoding autotransporter outer membrane beta-barrel domain-containing protein, translating into MLKLSEHAIGMLVSKYRAVLKRMLIRNTAAFAACCVILGAPAAGGAAGITYTGDGADLQTAPIGGASSPSLIPTGVSGNTVTVDYTTGTDPWRVFGGLSDSAAVTGNTVYLLHGTVNNNFYGGYDAAGTGGFGAGNNTVTISGGTVISNAVAGLSLQGNVSGNKMTMSGGTVGRNLYGGSANGSGSAVGNSVLVTGGQVGDGLGDVGNGWVIGGFSQDGLAENNRVTLTAGTVNSIEGGESGTGVAANNQVIITGGTVAGVTVRGGFSSSGLVTGNSVAISAGSIAMDVMGGQSNSGNVVNNQVTFTGGTIGQFITGGFTDDGDAAGNRVIVSGGEVTGLIRGGFSVTGKVEDNQVMFSGGKASSIEGGVAMASGGNVAANTVHMSGGEIAYNVYGGITFGTGSAADNSVLLTGGQVNGDIYGGFSNSSGSASGNNVLLTGGQVNGNVYGGFSGSGSASNNSITLGRDVQIAGMSSIFGGLGSVSSGGNTLNLDAFKGSVREVNSFQNYNFFLPASLQNGGTVLTVTSQTDLSGTHVAITGMESGTLLAPGNTITLISSTQNAPDSYTATNVRSGISILYDFSLEAAGAALTATVKSAGVNPQTKALVEGYAANMAFVNQGADLAGGTGMADAMVKAKAANGDIASFGAVSSGSSRYKTGSHADVDGTSLMTGFVTKRDIENGSLVKGLFLEAGWGNYDTYNSFANMPSVRGDGDTSYYGLGALLRHDAPDGRYLEGSVRGGKSRTTFGSGDLNNASYTTNSGYYGAHIGIGKLKTEGGKTVDYYAKYFWTHQNGSDVRVAGEPFSFAGVDSSRLRGGVRLSQEKPDGKRASYVGLAYEYEFDGKAKGSVYGLDLEAPSLKGGTGIVELGMSFKSRPASSKTLELGLQGYAGKRKGVTGTVQFKRVF; encoded by the coding sequence ATGCTTAAATTGTCAGAACACGCAATCGGTATGTTGGTTTCCAAATACCGGGCGGTTTTAAAACGCATGCTCATCAGGAATACAGCCGCGTTTGCGGCCTGTTGTGTGATTTTGGGTGCACCGGCGGCTGGCGGTGCTGCTGGTATCACGTACACCGGCGACGGGGCTGATTTACAGACTGCGCCCATCGGCGGCGCGAGTTCGCCCAGTCTGATCCCAACCGGTGTGTCCGGCAATACTGTCACCGTAGACTATACGACCGGCACAGATCCGTGGCGGGTTTTCGGCGGCCTTTCGGACAGCGCGGCAGTAACCGGCAATACGGTATATCTTCTCCACGGTACTGTGAATAACAATTTTTATGGCGGCTATGACGCTGCTGGCACCGGCGGCTTTGGAGCCGGCAATAACACTGTGACTATTTCCGGCGGCACGGTGATAAGTAACGCGGTTGCCGGCCTAAGCCTGCAGGGGAATGTTTCCGGCAATAAAATGACAATGTCCGGCGGCACCGTTGGCCGGAATTTGTACGGTGGCTCCGCTAACGGCTCTGGCTCTGCCGTCGGCAACAGCGTGCTCGTCACCGGCGGGCAGGTTGGCGATGGCTTGGGTGATGTCGGTAATGGCTGGGTTATAGGCGGCTTCAGTCAGGACGGGCTGGCTGAAAATAACCGTGTGACATTAACCGCAGGCACGGTGAATTCTATTGAAGGCGGCGAAAGCGGCACAGGCGTTGCCGCTAACAATCAGGTCATCATCACCGGCGGTACGGTGGCAGGGGTTACAGTTAGAGGTGGCTTTAGCAGCAGCGGTTTAGTAACAGGCAACAGCGTTGCCATTTCCGCCGGTTCAATAGCGATGGACGTAATGGGCGGACAAAGCAACAGCGGCAATGTTGTCAACAATCAGGTGACTTTCACCGGCGGTACGATAGGGCAGTTTATTACGGGCGGGTTTACCGATGACGGCGATGCAGCCGGCAATAGAGTCATAGTGAGCGGCGGCGAAGTGACTGGGTTGATCCGGGGCGGCTTTAGCGTGACAGGCAAGGTTGAAGACAACCAAGTGATGTTTAGCGGCGGCAAGGCAAGCTCAATCGAGGGTGGCGTAGCTATGGCCAGTGGTGGGAATGTTGCTGCCAATACGGTCCATATGAGCGGCGGTGAAATTGCCTACAATGTTTACGGCGGTATTACTTTTGGTACGGGTTCTGCCGCCGATAACAGCGTACTGCTGACCGGCGGCCAGGTTAATGGCGACATATACGGCGGCTTCAGCAACAGCAGCGGCTCCGCTTCAGGCAACAACGTACTGCTGACTGGCGGCCAGGTTAACGGTAACGTATACGGCGGCTTCAGCGGCAGTGGCTCCGCCAGCAATAACAGCATAACTCTGGGCCGTGATGTGCAGATAGCGGGTATGTCCTCCATCTTTGGCGGACTGGGTTCCGTCAGCTCCGGCGGCAATACCCTGAATCTCGACGCGTTCAAGGGCAGCGTTAGGGAAGTGAACAGCTTCCAAAACTATAACTTCTTCCTTCCTGCCTCTCTCCAGAATGGCGGCACCGTTCTCACCGTTACCAGCCAAACAGACTTGTCAGGCACTCATGTCGCCATTACCGGCATGGAAAGCGGCACTCTCCTGGCTCCCGGCAATACCATTACGTTGATCAGCTCGACGCAAAATGCTCCTGACAGCTACACTGCGACCAATGTCCGGTCAGGTATTTCGATACTCTATGACTTCAGCCTTGAGGCTGCGGGTGCAGCTCTGACCGCAACCGTAAAATCCGCCGGCGTGAACCCCCAGACTAAGGCGCTAGTCGAAGGATATGCCGCCAATATGGCGTTTGTGAACCAGGGCGCTGACCTTGCCGGCGGAACGGGAATGGCTGATGCTATGGTAAAAGCCAAAGCGGCCAATGGAGATATTGCTTCTTTCGGCGCGGTCTCCAGCGGTTCATCCCGCTATAAAACAGGTTCGCATGCTGATGTGGACGGCACCTCCCTCATGACTGGCTTTGTCACCAAACGTGATATAGAGAACGGTTCGTTGGTCAAAGGACTTTTTCTGGAGGCAGGCTGGGGCAATTATGATACCTACAACAGCTTTGCCAATATGCCCAGCGTCCGTGGCGACGGCGACACCAGCTACTATGGCTTAGGGGCACTCCTCCGGCATGACGCACCGGACGGACGCTACCTGGAAGGCTCGGTGCGGGGCGGAAAAAGCCGGACGACTTTTGGCAGCGGCGACTTAAATAACGCTTCCTACACCACTAACTCCGGCTATTATGGCGCACACATCGGCATTGGGAAGCTTAAAACCGAGGGCGGTAAGACGGTGGATTACTACGCCAAATATTTCTGGACACACCAAAACGGCAGTGATGTAAGAGTGGCAGGCGAACCGTTCAGCTTCGCCGGTGTTGACTCAAGTCGTCTGCGGGGTGGGGTGCGGCTGAGCCAGGAAAAGCCTGACGGCAAAAGAGCCAGCTATGTGGGACTGGCGTATGAATACGAATTTGACGGCAAGGCTAAAGGCAGCGTCTATGGTTTAGACCTGGAAGCGCCGAGCTTGAAGGGCGGCACAGGTATTGTTGAGCTTGGCATGAGCTTCAAAAGCCGCCCGGCGAGCAGCAAAACCCTTGAACTCGGTCTTCAGGGATATGCGGGGAAACGGAAAGGTGTAACCGGGACGGTGCAGTTCAAAAGGGTGTTCTAA
- a CDS encoding proline racemase family protein gives MAFKRMFDAIEVHEGEPLRVVTTGVPTIPGDSVYEMCRWLEKNDDQLRLLMLREPRGTPATCCNLIVPAKDPRAAAGFIIMEQVEYPMMSGGNVMAVATALLETGLLPMQEPVTEFNLEAPAGLIPIKAECSHGKVTQVTFKNVPAFAVHLDKEIEVPHLGKVKVDIAWGGMFYVVIDATQFEGLTLVPEKGKDIVRISALVTKAAQEQIQVEHPDYPGVGITLSIMHQPPLTPGKTMRSSNVVMSGEIDFNNPATWTGALDRGCCGTGTCALMAVAYAKGKLKLNEPFYNEGLMGITFTGHAVEETEIHGYKAIVPTVGGQCWIYGFSKWVLHETDPFPNGFTIGDVW, from the coding sequence ATGGCTTTTAAAAGAATGTTTGATGCAATTGAAGTTCATGAAGGCGAACCATTGCGGGTAGTTACAACTGGTGTTCCTACTATTCCCGGAGATTCTGTTTATGAGATGTGCCGTTGGTTAGAAAAAAATGACGATCAGCTCAGGCTGTTGATGCTAAGAGAGCCTCGCGGTACCCCGGCAACCTGCTGCAACCTGATTGTCCCGGCAAAAGATCCCCGTGCCGCAGCAGGCTTTATTATCATGGAACAGGTAGAATACCCAATGATGAGCGGCGGCAATGTTATGGCTGTAGCAACCGCACTTCTTGAAACCGGCCTTCTTCCCATGCAAGAACCGGTTACTGAGTTTAATCTCGAAGCCCCGGCAGGGCTTATTCCCATCAAGGCAGAGTGCAGTCATGGAAAAGTTACGCAGGTAACTTTCAAAAATGTTCCGGCATTTGCAGTCCATCTGGATAAAGAGATAGAGGTTCCTCATCTGGGAAAAGTAAAAGTAGATATTGCCTGGGGCGGGATGTTTTATGTAGTAATTGATGCGACGCAGTTTGAAGGTTTAACATTGGTTCCTGAAAAAGGAAAAGACATTGTTAGAATCTCTGCGTTAGTTACAAAAGCGGCTCAAGAGCAGATCCAGGTTGAACATCCTGATTATCCGGGAGTCGGAATTACCTTATCTATCATGCATCAGCCGCCGCTCACTCCGGGAAAAACCATGCGTTCTTCCAATGTGGTGATGTCAGGGGAGATTGATTTTAATAATCCGGCCACCTGGACAGGTGCCTTGGATCGTGGCTGCTGCGGAACCGGTACCTGCGCGTTGATGGCCGTTGCTTATGCAAAAGGGAAGCTGAAGCTGAACGAACCATTCTATAACGAAGGGCTTATGGGAATTACATTTACAGGACATGCTGTCGAAGAAACTGAAATTCATGGATATAAGGCAATTGTCCCTACAGTTGGAGGACAATGCTGGATTTACGGATTTAGTAAATGGGTTCTGCATGAAACCGATCCATTTCCGAACGGATTTACAATCGGAGATGTTTGGTAA
- a CDS encoding sigma-54 interaction domain-containing protein produces the protein MSKIKQLLAEYPFLVKLFNNIPTGIYICDTEETIIFVNDATETIDEVEAKKVVGRKIDDVYDSHESAMRKVLETNRDVDHFLCRYSRNERQINQICNGFPIIIDGITEGACSIEYNTDFFREIIKNQRTLQQRFVNTKNSTDSAFGHIIGKSPSFLNCLSIATLAAQSDSAVFLTGPTGSGKEVFAKAIHSASARKEKSFIAVNCAAIPETLIESILFGTTKGIYTGAVDRKGIFEQAQGGTLFLDELNSMPLTSQAKLLRVLEEKKVTRLGSKDSIDFDIHLISSSNMIPQKAIENKSIREDLFYRLAVVNILIPSLAERQSDILPLCQHFIEHYNEKFNKNIISVNDAVKDILVSYNWPGNIRQLKHCIESAMNFVSAEDTQITEKHMMQFLAKIEIGNCASDIAVSVTSDTDKTKENENVFKKIESNEKQAIIDALLKNKGNVTYTAEQLNMSRQSLNYRMQKYGIKRRNE, from the coding sequence ATGTCTAAGATTAAACAACTGCTAGCGGAATATCCTTTTTTAGTAAAGCTTTTTAATAATATTCCTACAGGAATTTATATTTGTGATACAGAAGAAACCATTATTTTTGTGAATGACGCGACAGAAACCATAGATGAAGTAGAAGCTAAAAAGGTTGTTGGTAGAAAGATAGATGATGTTTATGACTCTCATGAGTCTGCAATGCGCAAGGTATTGGAAACCAACCGGGACGTAGACCATTTTCTGTGCCGGTATTCTCGCAACGAAAGACAAATCAACCAGATTTGTAACGGATTTCCTATTATAATTGATGGCATTACAGAAGGCGCGTGTTCTATAGAGTACAATACTGATTTTTTCAGAGAGATTATAAAAAATCAACGGACTTTGCAGCAGCGGTTTGTAAATACAAAGAATTCCACCGACAGTGCATTCGGTCATATAATCGGCAAATCCCCCAGTTTTTTGAATTGCCTTTCCATTGCAACATTGGCAGCGCAAAGCGATTCGGCGGTTTTTCTAACAGGGCCAACAGGGTCGGGAAAAGAAGTCTTTGCAAAAGCTATTCACTCTGCTTCCGCGAGAAAAGAAAAGTCCTTTATCGCTGTAAACTGTGCGGCAATCCCCGAGACGTTAATTGAAAGTATTTTATTTGGTACGACAAAAGGGATTTATACCGGAGCTGTTGATAGGAAAGGAATTTTTGAACAGGCACAGGGCGGGACATTGTTTCTTGATGAACTGAACTCCATGCCATTGACCTCACAGGCAAAACTCTTGAGAGTGCTGGAAGAAAAAAAGGTCACCAGATTAGGCAGTAAAGATTCCATCGATTTTGATATTCATCTAATAAGCAGCAGCAATATGATCCCGCAGAAGGCTATAGAAAACAAAAGTATTAGAGAGGACTTGTTTTACAGGCTTGCGGTAGTCAATATTTTAATACCTTCCCTTGCTGAACGGCAAAGTGATATCTTGCCGTTATGTCAGCATTTTATTGAACATTATAATGAAAAATTCAATAAAAACATTATCTCAGTGAATGATGCTGTTAAGGATATTCTGGTATCATACAATTGGCCGGGGAATATAAGGCAGCTAAAGCACTGTATTGAGTCTGCGATGAATTTTGTTTCTGCGGAAGACACCCAAATAACTGAAAAACATATGATGCAGTTTTTGGCTAAAATAGAAATTGGTAATTGTGCTTCCGATATTGCTGTTTCAGTAACTTCGGATACTGACAAAACCAAAGAAAATGAGAATGTATTCAAAAAAATTGAATCAAATGAGAAACAAGCGATCATAGACGCCTTACTGAAAAATAAAGGAAATGTTACTTATACGGCAGAGCAGCTTAATATGAGCAGGCAGTCGTTAAATTATAGAATGCAGAAATACGGAATTAAGCGGAGAAATGAATAA
- a CDS encoding proline racemase family protein — MGTKRFFNVVEAHAGEPMRVITGGVPNIPGNTVYEQMLYLREHDNQVKNLMLREPRGYPPLCCNLIVPAKNEKAAAGYIIMEQTEYPLMSGGNTISVATVLLETGMIPLEEPITEFLLEAPAGLIPIKAECKNGKVTGITFTNVPAFPAYLDKEIDVPSIGKVTVDIAWGGAWFVIADPNQFEGLKLEPSHGGNIARISALLVKAAQEQCPVRHPDYPDIPITLAQFSEPSDSPGADYRNAVTVLSGEVDFDRPETWTGALDRSPCGTGTCAKMATLYARGKLGLNEEFVNEGILGLKFKGNLLKEVKVGEYTAVVPTITGQAWIYGYSNYVLDSTDPFTEGFTVGDIWS; from the coding sequence ATGGGAACAAAAAGATTTTTCAATGTGGTTGAAGCCCATGCCGGAGAACCTATGCGTGTTATTACTGGCGGAGTCCCCAATATTCCTGGCAATACTGTGTATGAGCAAATGCTGTATCTAAGAGAGCACGATAATCAGGTAAAAAACCTTATGCTCCGGGAACCACGAGGCTATCCTCCTCTATGCTGCAATTTAATTGTGCCGGCAAAAAATGAGAAAGCCGCTGCAGGATATATTATTATGGAGCAAACAGAGTATCCTCTTATGTCCGGAGGGAATACCATATCTGTTGCAACCGTTCTGCTCGAAACAGGTATGATTCCGCTGGAAGAACCGATAACTGAATTTTTGCTGGAAGCGCCGGCGGGGTTAATTCCCATTAAAGCAGAATGTAAAAACGGCAAAGTGACTGGAATTACATTTACCAACGTTCCTGCATTTCCTGCCTATCTTGATAAGGAAATCGACGTCCCCTCCATCGGCAAAGTAACGGTTGATATTGCCTGGGGCGGCGCCTGGTTTGTCATTGCAGATCCGAATCAATTTGAAGGACTGAAGCTGGAGCCATCTCATGGTGGCAATATTGCAAGGATTTCAGCCCTGCTGGTAAAAGCGGCTCAAGAACAATGTCCGGTAAGACATCCTGATTATCCTGATATTCCGATTACTCTGGCACAATTTTCAGAGCCCTCCGATTCTCCCGGCGCAGATTATAGAAATGCGGTTACTGTACTGTCCGGAGAAGTGGATTTTGACAGGCCTGAGACCTGGACAGGCGCACTGGACAGATCTCCGTGCGGGACAGGTACATGCGCAAAAATGGCAACTCTTTATGCCAGAGGAAAACTCGGCTTAAACGAGGAGTTTGTCAATGAAGGTATTCTTGGACTTAAGTTTAAGGGGAATCTCTTAAAAGAAGTTAAAGTTGGAGAATACACTGCTGTTGTACCCACAATTACCGGCCAGGCATGGATTTACGGGTACAGTAATTATGTACTGGACTCTACTGATCCATTTACAGAAGGCTTCACTGTTGGTGATATATGGAGTTAA
- a CDS encoding methyl-accepting chemotaxis protein produces the protein MGQKLFQGIRLKLIANSILLILIAVLPLGIILNAITQAALLKSYFRTSEQQIQTINEAINLFQGAVDKDITMFAANPLILKADNTITKYMDIDMKKVMTPSKNGGIEQEIFQAFEHYGKTHPGTLYVYMGTESGGYVLWPEDSIWAHYDPRERPWYKAALNGNDTISRTAPYVDASAGGLGGLIVSNATPIKNSEGQVIGVMGIDASTARITEILNGIKIGETGYCMMIHKSGMILADPSNPQNNNKYVKDIGIEGLENILEAPQVQTELTINGIHFAVVSAQASNSDWVIATFLPTQELYKTSTEIRNNIILISIATLIIGLIITLITSNKIARPITMLSDVARSIAGGDLGITVRCSGVKNEIGVLENSIGQMVANLRSMIAEATQASEQLAAASEELTAISANSVKASEQVAASVNDMAKNTSGQLAETNDTLLVVEKMSTSIKQVDDNITVVASQSNQVVEKANDSRILVSKAANQMEQIENTVNNSAKVVSKLGERSREIGQIVDTITGIAGQTNLLALNAAIEAARAGERGRGFTVVAEEVRKLAEQSQAATKQIATLINEIQADTNEAVAAMDNGTQEVKLGVELLNASGKSFQEIAEMINEVSNKVMEISLLSNQMQGGSRQIVESVKRINESNKNSFKEAETIASAATEQSVAMDEIASASQSLATLAQSLQDSIRNFGI, from the coding sequence ATGGGACAAAAATTATTTCAGGGAATTCGTCTAAAGCTAATTGCCAACTCAATTCTGCTAATCCTTATAGCGGTATTGCCGCTAGGAATAATTCTGAATGCAATAACTCAAGCAGCTCTTCTCAAAAGTTATTTCAGGACCTCAGAACAACAGATACAAACAATCAATGAAGCAATCAATTTGTTTCAGGGAGCGGTTGACAAAGATATAACAATGTTTGCGGCTAATCCCCTCATTCTTAAAGCCGATAATACCATAACAAAATACATGGATATAGATATGAAAAAAGTCATGACACCTTCAAAAAATGGCGGTATAGAGCAGGAAATCTTTCAAGCCTTCGAACATTATGGGAAAACTCACCCAGGCACTCTCTATGTATATATGGGCACTGAATCAGGCGGCTATGTTCTATGGCCGGAAGACAGCATTTGGGCTCATTATGACCCTCGTGAAAGGCCATGGTACAAAGCCGCCCTCAATGGCAATGATACGATTTCCCGGACAGCTCCCTATGTTGATGCGTCAGCCGGCGGTTTAGGCGGTTTAATTGTCAGCAATGCGACACCGATAAAAAACTCCGAGGGACAAGTAATCGGCGTTATGGGAATTGACGCTTCCACAGCCAGAATTACAGAAATCTTAAACGGCATAAAAATCGGCGAAACTGGTTATTGCATGATGATACATAAATCTGGCATGATTTTGGCAGACCCCAGTAATCCACAGAATAATAACAAGTATGTAAAAGATATTGGCATCGAGGGGCTTGAAAACATACTGGAGGCACCTCAGGTTCAGACTGAACTGACAATTAACGGCATTCATTTCGCTGTTGTTTCAGCGCAAGCGTCAAATTCGGACTGGGTTATAGCTACTTTCCTGCCAACACAAGAGCTGTATAAAACGTCCACGGAAATCCGAAACAACATTATTTTAATTAGTATTGCCACACTGATTATCGGCCTGATCATAACCCTGATAACTTCAAATAAGATTGCCCGGCCAATAACAATGCTTTCCGATGTGGCGCGAAGCATTGCCGGAGGCGACCTGGGCATAACTGTTCGATGTAGCGGGGTAAAAAATGAAATAGGCGTTCTTGAAAACAGCATTGGACAAATGGTAGCGAATTTGCGGAGCATGATTGCCGAAGCAACGCAGGCATCTGAACAGTTGGCGGCAGCATCAGAGGAACTAACCGCAATTTCAGCAAACTCTGTCAAGGCCTCCGAACAGGTAGCAGCATCGGTTAATGATATGGCTAAAAATACATCAGGACAATTGGCTGAAACTAACGATACCCTGCTGGTAGTAGAAAAGATGTCAACAAGCATTAAACAAGTAGATGATAACATTACGGTTGTTGCCAGCCAGTCAAATCAAGTTGTTGAGAAAGCGAACGACAGCAGAATCCTTGTTAGTAAGGCTGCCAATCAGATGGAACAAATTGAGAATACTGTAAATAACTCTGCCAAAGTGGTGTCTAAGCTTGGGGAGCGCTCCAGGGAGATAGGCCAAATCGTGGATACGATAACAGGTATCGCCGGACAGACCAACCTCCTTGCCCTGAATGCCGCCATTGAAGCAGCACGGGCCGGAGAACGTGGCCGGGGCTTTACCGTTGTGGCGGAAGAAGTACGCAAGCTGGCCGAGCAATCACAGGCAGCCACCAAGCAAATTGCCACGCTGATTAATGAAATCCAGGCCGATACCAATGAAGCAGTAGCGGCTATGGATAATGGCACCCAGGAAGTCAAACTGGGTGTTGAGCTATTAAACGCCTCCGGTAAATCATTTCAGGAAATTGCCGAAATGATCAACGAAGTGTCCAACAAGGTCATGGAAATATCGTTACTCAGTAATCAAATGCAGGGAGGCAGCCGGCAAATTGTCGAGTCGGTAAAACGGATTAACGAGTCCAACAAGAATTCGTTCAAGGAAGCCGAAACCATAGCGTCAGCTGCCACAGAGCAGTCGGTTGCGATGGATGAAATTGCATCCGCAAGTCAATCACTGGCTACGCTAGCCCAGTCGCTGCAGGATTCTATTAGAAACTTTGGTATATAA
- a CDS encoding BCCT family transporter codes for MSTGQDSQSRIVLYVSATIALLFVAVSIIMPVQTDKAANTMLAFLTVNFGWLYLLSVFIFTVTVIGAALSRYGGIKLGKDDDKPEFTNFQWFTMLFGSGMGVGLLYWAVAEPMIHYMKPPIGEAQTAEAMFLAMRYIFNDFGIHVWIIYGVCGLALAYFQFRKGLPCLISSAFYPILGERIHGPIGKTIDILTVVTTIFGVATSLGLGANQIAGGLQYIWGIKSSPQIAAMAIGVITTVVTLATISGLHKAMQVVADTKVWLMSAFMLFTFLLGGAVFQLNIFTHTLGDYLQNFIGQSLWMGNLEWTQAWPVFYRAWYIAWAGFVGQFVARVSKGRTIREFVLAITLLPSGFCFIWLAIYGGAAFHLDSLSNGAIQAAVQADTATALFALLKHLPLYAITAPLAIVAIVTSLTAAVNSATYTLGMLTSGGDMEPSKKLRAFWGIAQGAVTIMLILVGGTSILKSMQTASIAGAFPFMLIMLVMCYCVVKAFSEEEV; via the coding sequence ATGTCAACCGGTCAAGACTCGCAAAGTCGTATTGTTTTGTATGTTTCGGCTACTATTGCCTTATTGTTTGTAGCAGTTAGTATAATTATGCCTGTTCAAACAGATAAAGCGGCTAATACCATGTTAGCTTTTTTAACAGTTAATTTTGGATGGCTATACTTGCTGTCAGTGTTTATCTTTACAGTGACTGTCATTGGTGCTGCTCTGAGCCGCTATGGCGGCATCAAGCTTGGTAAAGATGACGATAAGCCGGAGTTTACTAATTTCCAATGGTTTACCATGCTATTTGGCAGTGGTATGGGGGTAGGCTTGCTTTACTGGGCAGTTGCTGAACCCATGATTCATTATATGAAGCCTCCTATTGGGGAGGCGCAAACGGCAGAAGCCATGTTTTTGGCTATGCGGTATATATTTAATGATTTTGGCATCCATGTCTGGATTATCTATGGGGTCTGCGGTTTAGCCTTGGCATACTTCCAGTTTCGGAAAGGTCTGCCCTGTTTGATTAGTTCGGCGTTTTATCCGATACTTGGTGAACGCATTCATGGGCCTATCGGCAAAACTATTGATATTCTAACGGTTGTTACTACCATATTTGGCGTGGCCACCAGCTTGGGGCTGGGGGCCAACCAGATTGCCGGGGGGCTACAGTATATTTGGGGAATCAAATCATCACCACAGATAGCTGCCATGGCTATCGGGGTAATAACAACGGTTGTTACACTGGCCACGATTTCCGGGCTGCACAAAGCCATGCAGGTTGTTGCCGATACCAAGGTTTGGCTGATGAGCGCGTTTATGTTATTTACTTTCTTGTTAGGTGGAGCGGTTTTCCAATTAAATATTTTTACCCATACGCTTGGTGATTACTTGCAGAACTTTATCGGCCAAAGCCTATGGATGGGCAATCTTGAATGGACACAAGCATGGCCGGTGTTTTACAGGGCTTGGTATATTGCCTGGGCTGGGTTTGTCGGTCAATTTGTAGCCCGAGTTTCCAAGGGACGTACTATTCGCGAATTTGTTCTTGCAATAACCCTATTACCATCAGGTTTCTGCTTCATTTGGCTGGCAATATACGGCGGAGCTGCTTTCCACCTAGATTCTTTGTCCAATGGTGCTATTCAGGCAGCTGTGCAAGCAGATACAGCAACAGCTTTGTTTGCTCTTCTTAAACACTTGCCATTGTATGCAATTACCGCCCCACTGGCGATTGTCGCAATTGTGACTTCTCTTACAGCCGCCGTTAACTCTGCTACCTATACGTTAGGTATGCTGACTTCAGGCGGAGACATGGAACCTAGTAAAAAATTGCGCGCTTTCTGGGGTATTGCACAAGGTGCTGTAACCATTATGTTGATTCTGGTTGGTGGTACCTCTATTTTGAAGAGTATGCAAACGGCTTCCATCGCGGGTGCTTTTCCGTTCATGCTGATTATGCTGGTCATGTGTTACTGTGTAGTTAAAGCCTTTTCTGAGGAAGAAGTGTAG
- a CDS encoding proline racemase family protein, translating to MSFKRIFQAVETHSGEPMRVVTGGVPNIPGNTVYEQMKWLEKNDDQVRLLMLREPRGYPPLCCNLIVPPKHPDAAAGYIIMEQVEYPVMSGGNTISVATVLLETGMIPMQEPVTEFQLEAPAGLIGIKAECHNGKVTKVTFKNVPAFAAYTDTVIDVPELGKVTVDVAWGGMFYVIADIRQFNWLKLVPEQGREITRVSSLILKAAQDQLPVEHPDYPGVGITISQLSGPTDNPEADWKNAVTVASGAVDFNNPATWTGALDRCPCGTGTCAKMATLYAKGKLKLNQPFRHEGLLGTVYTGHLVEEVQIGKYKGVIPTIGGQSWIYGYSTYVLDPADPFVNGYTVGDIWA from the coding sequence ATGAGCTTCAAAAGAATCTTTCAGGCGGTAGAAACACATTCAGGCGAACCCATGCGAGTGGTCACCGGCGGTGTACCCAATATTCCGGGCAACACGGTTTACGAGCAAATGAAGTGGCTTGAAAAAAATGATGACCAGGTGCGTTTGCTGATGCTGCGCGAGCCAAGAGGATATCCGCCGCTGTGCTGCAACCTGATTGTGCCGCCTAAACATCCGGATGCTGCCGCAGGTTACATTATCATGGAACAAGTGGAATATCCAGTGATGAGCGGAGGAAATACGATTTCGGTAGCAACAGTCCTGCTGGAGACCGGCATGATTCCGATGCAGGAACCGGTTACAGAATTTCAGCTTGAAGCCCCGGCCGGATTGATTGGGATTAAAGCAGAATGCCATAATGGAAAGGTTACGAAAGTAACATTTAAAAATGTTCCTGCTTTCGCAGCTTATACCGATACTGTGATCGATGTGCCTGAACTCGGCAAAGTCACTGTGGATGTCGCCTGGGGCGGTATGTTCTATGTTATTGCCGATATACGGCAATTTAACTGGCTGAAGCTGGTGCCAGAACAGGGTCGGGAAATTACTCGTGTTTCTTCTCTGATTCTGAAAGCCGCTCAGGACCAGTTGCCGGTAGAGCATCCGGATTATCCCGGCGTTGGCATTACAATTTCTCAGCTTTCCGGCCCTACTGATAATCCGGAAGCAGATTGGAAAAATGCCGTCACTGTTGCCAGCGGAGCAGTGGACTTCAACAATCCTGCCACTTGGACCGGTGCACTCGATCGTTGCCCGTGCGGAACCGGTACTTGTGCGAAAATGGCCACCCTGTATGCCAAAGGCAAGTTGAAGCTGAACCAGCCGTTCCGTCACGAAGGCCTCTTAGGAACTGTATATACAGGTCATTTGGTCGAAGAAGTTCAGATTGGAAAATATAAGGGAGTTATTCCCACCATTGGCGGACAGTCTTGGATTTACGGTTATAGTACATATGTTCTAGACCCTGCGGACCCCTTTGTTAATGGCTATACGGTTGGCGATATTTGGGCTTAA